The following is a genomic window from Ethanoligenens harbinense YUAN-3.
GATGCAGAAGACAACGGCGTTGGATTCCCGCTTTTTGGTGACGTGTATGCGGTAGTATTTGATGTCGTCTTCCTTGAATGGAAAGCGTGTGATTTTTTTCTGGATACCCTGGGCTGCGAGCGCACGCTTCATGCCCTGTTTGCGTTTGAGCTTTTCAATGACCGAGCGCTTTTTTGCGAGTCTTGGCGGAATGCCTTTGCGCTGGTAGCCGGATTTTTTGCGCGCGTGCTCGGTCCAGACCTCCGAGAGACGCTTGCGGTCGAGGAAGGGGAGATGCAGATCCTCGAACAGGTAATCGATAATCTCCTCGATGGTCAGCTCCGTTTCGTAGATGTCCTCGCCGTCCTCGTTGCCGGCCTTGCCGCCGTTTTTGCCCGGGCCGGCCTGGTCGCCGCCGAGCTTGTCGCCGCGTTTTTCGCTGCCGGTGCCGCTGCCCACGCCGTTGCCGTTGTTGCGGCCGTAGATGAACGTATATTCCTTCAGGCCTCGGATAGGAATCTTGACCTTGCGGTTCTTGCTCTGCCCGATGATGGCTTCCTCCGAGAGAATGTCGGGCAGGTTTTTCTTGATGGAGTCTTCGACCAGCTGGCGGTGCCTGCGCCGGTCTTCGGCCGCGCGGTCGTGATGGAACGGGTCGGACTCTCGGAATATAGCCATATCCCTCAGTCCTTCCACAAATTGTTCGCGGCGTATTTTAGGATAACATCGCAGCACTGGTCGCAGTAGCCGTTGGCTTTCAGTTGTTCCACCATGGCGTTGTATTTCTTATCCTGCTCGTTGTCGCGTATTTTTGCTTTTGTGATGATGCGTGAAAGTTCCCGGACAGACTGGGTCAGCTTCTTTTCGATGGCGTCTTTCAGCGGCTCGTAGCAGGTGTAGGTGATGGTTTCCCCCTTGCGCATCAGGTAAAACATATACGAGGTGACGTCTTGCCGAAATCCTTTGGCCGAGCTTTCCGAAATGCCGATATGCTCCTCGATGGAACGCAAGAATTTTTCGTCCGGGTCAAGGATCTCGCCCGTGGACGCATCCTTGATCTTGGTTTTGTTGACATAGGCTTCGGCGTGGTCAAGGTAGTTGTTGAACAGGCTTTCCGCTTGGTCCCGGAAGCTGTGGATGAACGCCTTGGTGATCTCTTTTTCTAACATCTTGTGATATTCCTTGCGCACGGTGTCCTGCATCAGGGTGAGGTAGCGCTTTTTATCGTCTTCGCTGATCTCCAGGTCTTTCACCGATTTGATGATGCTTTCCATCACGCCGAGCGGGTTGATGCAGCCGTTTTCGGAAGTGGAGAGCGCATTGTCGATCGCCTTGATGATGAACCGTGTGGATACGCCGGAAAGGCCTTCACGCTGGCCGGCCTCCTCGCGCAGTTCGCTGATGTCGATGCGCATGGTGGTGCCTTTTTCCACGATCTCCTCGCCGTTGTAGATCTTCAGCTTGGTCAGGGGGTCCACCTTGGCCGAGGGAGTCAGGCGGGTGAGGATGGCGAACATGGACGCGACTTCGATGGTGTGCGGCGCGATGTGGGCGCGGAAGCGGCTTTTTTTCAAAATCTTCTCATAGATTTTGGATTCTTCGTTCAGTTCCAGGCAATAGGGTACCTCCACCCGGACGATACGGTCGAGGATGGCTTCGTTGGTGTGGTCGGATTTGAAGCGGTTCCACTCGGATTCGTTGGAGTGCGCGAGGATGATGCCGTCAAAGTAGATCATCGAACCTTTGCCCGGCGATGGGATGGATTTTTCCTGCGTGGCCGTGATGAGGGTGTGCAGGTATTCCACGTCGTTCTTGAACACCTCGATGAATTCGACGATGCCGCGGTTGCCCACGTTGAACGCGCCGTTGAGCGAGAGGGCGCGCGGGTCATCCTCGGCATAGAGGTCGAGTTTTGAAATGTCCACACTGCCGGTCAGCACCGAAGTGTCTTGGTTGTTCGGGTCTACCGGCGGCACCACGCCGACGCCCTTGCGCGCCCGGATGGAGAAGTCCGTCGTCACCACCGGGAAGCGCTCGTATTCGCCGTGGTATTCTTCCTTGAGCCGGTAGCGGCAGACCGGGCAGAGGTCCCCTTCGATCTTTACGCCCAGCAGTTCTTCAAATTGTTCACGCCGATGCTTGGGAATAAGGTGCAGCGGGTCCTCCCGCATGGGGCAGCCTTTTAGCGCGTAGATCGGCTCGCTGGATTCCAGCGCCCGCTTGAGCGCCTCCACCAGCGAAGATTTGCCGGAGCCGACCGGCCCGACCAGATAGAGTACCTGCCGGGATTCTTCACCCTGCATGGAAGCGGAGTAAAAATAGTCCACGATTTTCATGATGGTTTTGTCGATGCCGAAAAAATCGTTTTTGAAAAAGGCATAGCGTTTTACACTCTCGTTGCCGTAGAGCTTTTTGACACGGTTGTTTTCTTCTGGCTTGATGGTTTCGACGCCCTTGCCCACGATGATGTCATACATCCGTTTGTGCGCCAGCTTTGCCACGTCCGGATTTTTCTCGACTATATGCAAATAATCCAGTAAAGTCCCCTCAAAGTGCCGCTTTTCCCGGTTGGCGCGGTCTTCCTCGAGCAATTGGTTGAAATCCATAGGACCCTCCCCTGTTTCATGAAACCTCTAGAGATGTTGTGAACGTTACAGTATATGAAAATTTCAGAAATGTTACAACTTGTTTCCGGGAATTGCATGAAAACGGGAGCCGGACTGCAAAAAATTCTCCGGCTGCCCGGTTGAAAACAAGCACACGCAAAAAGAGCGGGATGCCGATAAACGGCATCCCGCTCTTGAGCAGAGAAGAACGGTCAGGAACCTGCGCCGGGGATGGGCGTGGCCGAAAAGGTGTAGTTTCCTCCCGCGTCCGAGGCAAAATAGAGATAATTGGTGTTTGCGGGGTTGGTCGCGGCGTCCAGCGCCTGTAGGCCGGGGTTGCATATGGGGCCGGCAGGCAGGCCGTGTACGCGGTTGTCGGTGTTGTAATAATATTTGTATGTATCGACCAGATCGGAGCCCATTGCCGTATCCACGCCGTGGATATACGTTGTGAGATATTTCACGGTGGCGTCCGAACCGAGATAAGGGAACTGCTTGGTGTCGTTCAGACGGTTATGGAAAACGGAGGAAACGTTTTTCATGCCGGTGGGGTCCGGGATCTCCTTTTCAATGATGGAGGCAAGAATGACGGTTTGAAAACTGTATTTGCCTACGATTCGGCTGTCGGCGTTGGCGAGCATTTTGCCGATGGCATCCTGTGCCTTCATGTTCTGGTAGAATTGATAGGTGTCGGGGAACAGGTAGCCTTCCAGCCGGAAGCACATTTTGGAGGAATCGTACGGGATGGCGCCCAGACTGGCCTCGGTGAAAGGGTATTTGTTGACGGCGGAAAGGAAATCCGTCTCGCTGCAAACGCCGTTTGCCTGCAGCCGTTCTGCAATCTGCGGTACCGAGAACCCTTCGGGGATGGTAACCGTTACGGTGACCCGAGGAGCAGACGAGGCCGGCTGTGCCGCGGATGCCGAGCTGTCGGTGCCGGACGGCGCGGGTTGGGAAGACGCGCCTGTGTCCGAGCCGCCGGATGCGGAAGAAGTGCCGGAAGAGACGGAAGAACTTGGTGATGCCGTTTTGGAACCGGACGCGGTGTGTGTCGGTTTGCCGCACGAAACGGCGGACAGGCAGAACAGGATGGCCAAGCAGCCGGCAAGCAGGCGCTTATACAACATGACGGTTTCCTCTCGTTGACTCAAAAATATGTCAGAATACGTAGATGGCGATTCAGGTAATGGACGCGTTATAGATGGCCTGAATGGAGTCGGCGAGCGCACGGTTGAATTCCGCGTCGGTCTGCCAGGCGGTCAGTCCCTGGGACAGTGCACGGGAGAAGCTGGCAATCAGCCCGTGGTTGCGCGCCAGCCGTTCATTGGCTTCTTTCTGGGAATATCCGCCTGAAAGCGCGACCACCCGCACAACATGCTCATTTTCCATCAGGTCTTTGTAAAAATCGTCCCGGGTGGGGATGGAAAGCTTGAGCATGACCTTGACCTGTGGATCAAGCACGGCGAGGTGGTCGAGGATTTCCTGTTTTAACAGGGCTTCGGAGGCTTCCTTGTCGGCACTCTGGATGTTCACTTCCGGTTCCAGGATGGGTATCAGACCGGCGGCGAAAATCTGTTTGCCGACCTCGAATTGCTGCGCCACGATGGCTTTGATGCCCTGCGGGTTGGCTTCCAGTATGACAGAACGCATCTTGGTGCCGAAAACGTGCTTTTGAGTGGCTTGCTCCAGCAGGTTGTCCAACCCCGTAATGGGCTTCATGAGCTGCACGCCGTTTTCCGGCCCGGCAAGGCCCTGATCGACTTTCAGAAACGGGACAACGCCCTTTTGATTCCACAGGTAATCCGCAGTGGGTTCGTCGTCGATAGTGCGGTAAAGGGTATTTTCAAACAGGATGGCACCCAAAATAGAGTCGGAATTGAACGCGGGGCTCTTGATGATGCGCGTCCGCATGAGATGCACCAGATAGAACATCTCCTCATCACTGTGGTATTTGTTCGTATCAATGCCGTATTGCAGGAGAGCTTTCGGTGTGCTGCCGCCGCTTTGGTCCAGGGCGGCAATGAACCCTTTCCCGGTATGGATGCGGTCGAACTGCTTTTGATCCATGACGATTCTCCTTCCATATTTGGGTGATACGGTTGTCCCCCTTGCTATTATAACACGTTCCTATTGAAATTTCGTTGCGTCGGCCCCAATCTTCTTCAAAAAATATATGCGGCAGCCTGGTTGTCGGCATTTTCCGGCTGCTCATGCAAACGTACCGCCCGTCGGGCACCCGCACAATTTACACGCATTTTACATGGTGTTTACTAGCTCTTGATGGTGCGTTGTCCGTAGGGCTTTTATAATAAATAGAATGAGATACTTTTTTGATCGGGCAGATATTTCGAAATGTATACAAACAGTATATTTATTAACAAACACACAATCTGCCTGATGTGGGATTTGACAAAACAGTATGGAGGAATTGGAATGAAAAAAGCCCGAAAACTGCTTTCCGCCGGGTTAGCGGTCGCCATTGCGGCATCCGTGTTTGGCGGCGTATCCTTTCAGGTGCACGCTGCCGGCGCGACGGCCGGCACCCCGTATTCCAGCACGGGGACCTATGATGTGGCGGTGCCGCACGTCATCATCAACCAGGTCTATGGCGGCTACAACTCCAGCAAAGACAAAATCACCAACAACCCGGACGGCACCTTCAGCATTACCTATAAAGACAAAGGGCAGGCGTGCTCGAACAGTTTCATTGAGCTTTACAACCCCACTTCCGCGGATGTGAAC
Proteins encoded in this region:
- the yhbH gene encoding sporulation protein YhbH; translation: MAIFRESDPFHHDRAAEDRRRHRQLVEDSIKKNLPDILSEEAIIGQSKNRKVKIPIRGLKEYTFIYGRNNGNGVGSGTGSEKRGDKLGGDQAGPGKNGGKAGNEDGEDIYETELTIEEIIDYLFEDLHLPFLDRKRLSEVWTEHARKKSGYQRKGIPPRLAKKRSVIEKLKRKQGMKRALAAQGIQKKITRFPFKEDDIKYYRIHVTKKRESNAVVFCIMDASGSMDQTKKYLARSFYFLMVRFVKLRYLHVDVVFIAHSTVAKEVSETEFFHKVESGGTYLSSGCKLALNLIEQRYNPDFWNIYVFHASDGDNWTDDNERAVNAVQALCDIANLFGYIEITPGSYESAIRRLYTSRIQSRNFAVGRITQKEDVWPVFKNVLKSDRKEGG
- a CDS encoding PrkA family serine protein kinase — its product is MDFNQLLEEDRANREKRHFEGTLLDYLHIVEKNPDVAKLAHKRMYDIIVGKGVETIKPEENNRVKKLYGNESVKRYAFFKNDFFGIDKTIMKIVDYFYSASMQGEESRQVLYLVGPVGSGKSSLVEALKRALESSEPIYALKGCPMREDPLHLIPKHRREQFEELLGVKIEGDLCPVCRYRLKEEYHGEYERFPVVTTDFSIRARKGVGVVPPVDPNNQDTSVLTGSVDISKLDLYAEDDPRALSLNGAFNVGNRGIVEFIEVFKNDVEYLHTLITATQEKSIPSPGKGSMIYFDGIILAHSNESEWNRFKSDHTNEAILDRIVRVEVPYCLELNEESKIYEKILKKSRFRAHIAPHTIEVASMFAILTRLTPSAKVDPLTKLKIYNGEEIVEKGTTMRIDISELREEAGQREGLSGVSTRFIIKAIDNALSTSENGCINPLGVMESIIKSVKDLEISEDDKKRYLTLMQDTVRKEYHKMLEKEITKAFIHSFRDQAESLFNNYLDHAEAYVNKTKIKDASTGEILDPDEKFLRSIEEHIGISESSAKGFRQDVTSYMFYLMRKGETITYTCYEPLKDAIEKKLTQSVRELSRIITKAKIRDNEQDKKYNAMVEQLKANGYCDQCCDVILKYAANNLWKD
- the mltG gene encoding endolytic transglycosylase MltG; translation: MLYKRLLAGCLAILFCLSAVSCGKPTHTASGSKTASPSSSVSSGTSSASGGSDTGASSQPAPSGTDSSASAAQPASSAPRVTVTVTIPEGFSVPQIAERLQANGVCSETDFLSAVNKYPFTEASLGAIPYDSSKMCFRLEGYLFPDTYQFYQNMKAQDAIGKMLANADSRIVGKYSFQTVILASIIEKEIPDPTGMKNVSSVFHNRLNDTKQFPYLGSDATVKYLTTYIHGVDTAMGSDLVDTYKYYYNTDNRVHGLPAGPICNPGLQALDAATNPANTNYLYFASDAGGNYTFSATPIPGAGS
- a CDS encoding fructose bisphosphate aldolase; translated protein: MDQKQFDRIHTGKGFIAALDQSGGSTPKALLQYGIDTNKYHSDEEMFYLVHLMRTRIIKSPAFNSDSILGAILFENTLYRTIDDEPTADYLWNQKGVVPFLKVDQGLAGPENGVQLMKPITGLDNLLEQATQKHVFGTKMRSVILEANPQGIKAIVAQQFEVGKQIFAAGLIPILEPEVNIQSADKEASEALLKQEILDHLAVLDPQVKVMLKLSIPTRDDFYKDLMENEHVVRVVALSGGYSQKEANERLARNHGLIASFSRALSQGLTAWQTDAEFNRALADSIQAIYNASIT